The Arthrobacter zhaoxinii sequence ACGGAAGGAATGGGCGGAACACTGGAAACTGAAGACACCCCCGGCGGCGGACTGACCATGGTCCTCTCACTGCCGGTTGCCGCACCCCGCATCCCCGCGGGCGGACTGTCGGCGGTGGCAGGATGAAGATCCTGGTCGCCGACGACGACGTACAGATCCTCCGGGCACTGCGGATCACCCTGAGCGCGTACGGATACGAGGTGGTGACCGCGGAAAGCGGAAGCGCCGCCATCCGTAAGGCGGTGGACACCCATCCGGACCTGCTGGTGCTGGACCTGGGCATGCCGGGACTGAGCGGGATGGACGTCATTGAAGCCGTGCGCGGCTGGAGTGCCGTGCCGATCCTGGTGGTGTCCGGTCGGATCGATCCGGCGGACAAGGTCCGGGCACTGGACCTCGGAGCGGACGACTACGTCACGAAGCCCTTCTCCACCGAAGAACTGCTGGCCCGGATCCGTGCGTTGTCGCGCCGGTCCCCGTCCACGGCGGGGCCCAGCGAAATCACTTTCGGGGCGGTGCGGGTGGATCTGGCGGCGCGGCGGATCGCCCGGCTCGACGACGGCTCGGACATCCGCCTCACCCCCACCGAGTGGCGGTTCCTGGCGGAGCTGCTCGCCCATCCGGGGATGCTGATCACCCAGCAGACGCTGTTGACCAATGTCTGGGGTCCGGGCACCACGGACTCCGGCTACCTGCGCCTGTACATCGGGCAGCTGCGGCGGAAACTGGAGAGTGACCCGGCTGCTCCGGCGCACCTGCTGACCGAACACGGCATGGGGTACCGGTTTGTGCCCTGACTCTGCCGGTGCAGGGCCTGCCCGTTAACGCAATGAGCGCCCGGCCCCTAACGGGGGCGGGCGCTCATCTTTGCACGTTGGGGCTAGGAAGCCTTATGCGCGGTAGAACACGGGGCCGGAGCCGACGTTGACGGACTGGACAACCGTCTGGTTGCCGTTCCAGCCGCTGTGGATGGCTTCGCCGTTGCCTACGTAGATGGCAATGTGGGCCAGGCCCATGCCGCCGTCGGCGTAGAAGACCATGTCACCGGGCTCCGGGGTGGAGACCTGGGTGCCGTAGGCGGCCAGCTGTGCGGGACCGAGGTCTCCCACGTTGTGGCCTGCGGCGCGCAGGGCAACCTCAACCAGCACGGTGCAGTCCTGGGCTGCGCCCAGCTGCGACTGAGCCGAAGCCAGCATGATGGCGTTGGTGCCGGAGGCAGCGGGAGCGGAGAATGACGTTCCCTGCGTGGTGACGACGCCGAGGTTGGCGGCCTCAGCCGGTGCGGCTGCGGCGGCCGGTGCGGCAACCGGTGCGTAGGACGCAGCGGGTGCAGCGGCAATCGCCGGAGCGGCCTCGCCGGCAACGGTGATGACATCACCGGGGTAGATCACTGAGGCCAGGGACAGGCCGTTCAGGGACAGCAGGGTGTCCAGGCCGACGCCGTAAGCGGCGGAGATCTGGCCCAGGGTGTCACCGGAGACCACGGTGTGGGTGGCGGCAGCAGCTGCGGGGGCAGCGGCCGGAGCGGCAGCAACGGGAGCGGCCGGGGCAACCGGAGCAACAGCCTGTGCAGGGGTGTAGTTGTCGTTGGCGACAACACCGGCGGAGGCCGGAGCAGCCATGCCGAGCATGAGGCCGGAACCGGCCACTACTACAGCAGCGGTGCTTCCGATGGTGCGGCCGCGGCCTGCAACGGCCTGTGCGATGGTGGTGCGGGCGTCGATGTTCTCGGCGCGGTGGCGTCCACGAGTCTTGTTGAAAGTCATGTAATAACCTCTCCCGATACCTGCGAGGTGAGCTGTCGGATTCGGATGGGAGACACCCGGCCGCCGGTGGAAACCGGTCGGCTTAACCCCAAGGATTCAAGGAACCCGTAAATGGTTCCCCCGCCTCTGCCGTGGTTGTGCGATCTGTGGACCCCGGGACCAGCGGCAGAGCTAGGTAACAAGCCCGGGGGAGCCGCATCAGAAAGCGGCATGGGTATAACCGTACTGGATAGTTACGGTTGGATAACCATTATGTGATCTGCTTCTCTTGGGCGTGTGATCGGGGGCGCGGTATGCTACTCGATTTGCCCGTCACCTGCCACTTCGCACAACATTCAACTCGATTTTAACAAGGTTCGCCGGCCCATCCCAACTTCGGACAATGTGCAGGTGAAATCCCTGTAATCCCGTGGGTAACAGGGGCACCAGGGAACAGCACTCCGGGGGCTTCCCCTCCGCTGTTCGGGGCCGAAAAAACAGGCGCGGTTACGGAAGTGGCGCCTGGGTTCCCATGCACCCCAGCAGCATCATCACGAAAAGGAATGTGCCCGGGATCACGAAAAGCGGCGCTGCTTTGCGCGCCCTAGCCGCGTCCGGCTGCGCGTAGAATTGTTAGGCAGCCTTTCAATATGGGGCGGCAGATGTCGACAAACAGGAGTGAGCAGTGGCTGGCAGCGGTTCGAAATTATGGACCAGGGGATTTGTGCTGGCGATCATCACCAATCTCTTTATTTCACTGGTGTTTTATCTGTTGATGACCACCATGGCGCTTTACGCGGTGCAGGAGTTCGCCGCCTCGGACGGCGCGGCCGGATTCGCCTCCGGGTCCTTCGTCCTCGGCGCCCTCGCGGCGCGCGTGTTTGCGGGTAAGTTCCTGGACTTCGTAGGACGCCGACGCCTGCTGGTGATCAGCCTCGCGGTCTTCGTGGCCGCTTCGCTGCTCTACATTCCGGCCTCGAACCTGGCTCTGCTGCTGGCCGTGCGGATACTGCACGGCATGGCCTTCGGTGCGGCGAGTACGAGTATCTCCGCCTCGGTCATGGGGCTCATTCCCGTACACCGGCGCGGTGAGGGAACCGGCTATTTCGGTATCTCCACCACCCTGGCCACGGCAATCGGCCCCTTCCTGGCCGTGTTCCTGGTGAACTCCGTCAGCTACCGCGCCCTGTTCCTGTTCGCCGCCGGCTGTGCCGCCGTCGCCCTGGCGCTCTCCCTGGTGCTGCGGCTGCCTGAACGCATACCCGGCCCCGAGGAACAGAAGAACAAGTGGCGGATGCACCTGACGGACATCATCGATCCGTCCGCACTTGCCATCGCCTCGGTGATGTTCATTGCCGGTGCGGCGTACGCAGGCATCCTGTCCTTCCTCAACTCCTACGCGCAGAGCGAAGGCCTGGCGCTCGGCGCCAGCCTCTTCTTTGTGGTCTACGCCGGCGTTGTGCTGGTCTCGCGGCTCTTCGTAGGACGCATCCAGGACCGGCACGGCGACAACGCCGTGGTCTACCCGACCCTGGTGTCCTTTGCCGTCGGCCTGGCCCTCCTGGCCTACGCCCCGAATGACATGGTGATGGCGGCGGCCGGAATCTTCGTGGGCTTCGGTTTCGGTGCCCTGATGCCGTGTGCCCAGGCGATTGCCGTGAGCATGGCGCCGGCTGCCAGGATCGGCCTGG is a genomic window containing:
- a CDS encoding response regulator, encoding MKILVADDDVQILRALRITLSAYGYEVVTAESGSAAIRKAVDTHPDLLVLDLGMPGLSGMDVIEAVRGWSAVPILVVSGRIDPADKVRALDLGADDYVTKPFSTEELLARIRALSRRSPSTAGPSEITFGAVRVDLAARRIARLDDGSDIRLTPTEWRFLAELLAHPGMLITQQTLLTNVWGPGTTDSGYLRLYIGQLRRKLESDPAAPAHLLTEHGMGYRFVP
- a CDS encoding LysM peptidoglycan-binding domain-containing protein, with protein sequence MTFNKTRGRHRAENIDARTTIAQAVAGRGRTIGSTAAVVVAGSGLMLGMAAPASAGVVANDNYTPAQAVAPVAPAAPVAAAPAAAPAAAAATHTVVSGDTLGQISAAYGVGLDTLLSLNGLSLASVIYPGDVITVAGEAAPAIAAAPAASYAPVAAPAAAAAPAEAANLGVVTTQGTSFSAPAASGTNAIMLASAQSQLGAAQDCTVLVEVALRAAGHNVGDLGPAQLAAYGTQVSTPEPGDMVFYADGGMGLAHIAIYVGNGEAIHSGWNGNQTVVQSVNVGSGPVFYRA
- a CDS encoding MFS transporter; its protein translation is MAGSGSKLWTRGFVLAIITNLFISLVFYLLMTTMALYAVQEFAASDGAAGFASGSFVLGALAARVFAGKFLDFVGRRRLLVISLAVFVAASLLYIPASNLALLLAVRILHGMAFGAASTSISASVMGLIPVHRRGEGTGYFGISTTLATAIGPFLAVFLVNSVSYRALFLFAAGCAAVALALSLVLRLPERIPGPEEQKNKWRMHLTDIIDPSALAIASVMFIAGAAYAGILSFLNSYAQSEGLALGASLFFVVYAGVVLVSRLFVGRIQDRHGDNAVVYPTLVSFAVGLALLAYAPNDMVMAAAGIFVGFGFGALMPCAQAIAVSMAPAARIGLATSTFFILMDAGVGLGPLLLGALLPFTGFHGMYWVLAAVLLASTVLYYFVHGRKNYRPGTPVE